The Candidatus Poribacteria bacterium DNA window ATCTCTCGCAGACGTGCCGCATCCGTGCTGAGAATGAAATCCGGCGGGCCCGTCTCGATGGCTCGAACCCCTTGGCGGCTCAGATCGCACGCCGACTGCTTCGGCTGACCCAGACCCCCGGCACACACGGCAAACTCGACGGAACGCATCTTATCTCCTTGCTAGCGAAGCGTCGGGCGCGAGCTACGCGCCACGTGCACGTAGCGGACAAAGCCCGTGTACTTGGGAACACGATACACGCGGATGTCTTCGTATCCGGCGTCCGCCAACCAGCCGGTGATGTCGGCAAGCGCGACGAACGCCGCTCGCGGAGCCGTTCGCGCGCAGTTGGCGATGATCTCGCGGAGCATGCCCTCCGGCGCGACGAGGTTCCTGCCATAGGGCAGGTCGGTCGCGACCGCATCGGCGGCGTGTCGGGCAGCGCGGGCGTCGGCCAGGGCGATCTCGCCCTCGTAGCCGAAGTGCGCCAGGTTGGCGCGTGTCATCCCGACCATGCGCGGGTTCCAGTCCGAACCGATGGCAAGAGCGCCGATGGCGCACGCCTCCAAAAGGAGGGAACCGGTTCCCGAGCAGGGATCGACGACGGTGTCGCCCGGGCCCGCCACGACGTTCACAACGGCTCGGGCGAGCCGCGACGGGAGCGAACTCGACGTGCGATAGGGCTTGGCGTCGTGGCGTTCGTAGGACCGATCTGGCTCGGAGCGCACAGCTCCCAGCAGCACGCAGCCTTGACGAGAGACGAGGAGGAAGCGGCTCTTCGGGTCGCGCAGGTTCGGGTAGAACCCCTCGAACGCGTCTGCTGCGGCGATGACGTCTTCGCGCGTGAGCCGGCGTTCGGTTCCGGGCAACGTCACCGCGTCGATGCGGAACTCCGAGGCTCCCGCTCTGGCGCGTCGAACCCGATTCAGAAGCCCATCGAATGTGTCATCGGACGCGACGACATCGGCGGCGACGCGCAGGTATGCCGCTCGCGCGATATCGACGCTGCCATGCGACGAGGCGAATCCGTCGGCGTCCGGCTCGCATCGGGCGAGTGACGCACACTCGGCGCGCAGCAGCTCGTTGCCGTGCTCGCGGACTGAGAGGACAAACGCCGGCTTCGTCATAGCGATCCGTTCACGCGGGCGAGGATCAGCAACCGGATTCCTGCGACCGCCATCCCCACCGCCAGCAGCCGGATCAGCAGCGTGCCCTGCATCGTCCAGACAGGCGAGCCCCGATCTGGGCTCCTGCGATCACGCCGATTCCGAGCATGGCGGCGCGACGGACGCCGACGTAGAAATGTCCGCTCGCAACGTGAACACTCGTCGCCGCAAGCGCCGTGACGGAGAGCACGAACTGGGACATCGCCGTGGCGACGTGGGGCGGGATGCCGAGCACAGTCGTCAGCGCCGGGACGTGGATGCTGCCGCCGCCGATCCCAATCAGGCTCGGAAGGTACGTGACCGCGGCGCTGACACCTGCGCCAAACCAGCGGTTGAAGGAGTAGCTGTACGTCACACCGTTGGCATCGACGAAGGTGCGGTTCCACTGTCCGCCGGATGTCGTCGGGTCATGGTGGATCCGCGCCTTCGGGAACGCGAAGAGCAGCGTGCCGATGCCCGTCAGCACGACGCCGATGACGACGTCGTACTGCTCCCGCGATAGCAGACGCGTCGAGAACGCGCCCAGAACCGCAGACGGCAGACCAGCGAGCGCGAGCCATATCGCGGCTCGCAGGTCGATGCGTCGCTGGCGGAAGTACGCGACCGTACCCGAAGCGCTGTTGAGGCTCACGACGGCGAGCGAGATGCTGGCGACGACGCTCGGTTCCAGATCGAGATACAGGAAGAGGAGGATCGGAACGAGGATGAACCCGCCGCCCGCGCCGACGAGTGTGCCATAGGCTCCGACAACGAGCCCGATCGGGATGAGATAGATGCGTGACAGCATGAAGTGCGAGTCGCCTCAGTGGGCGATAGTACCCTGCGACCCGCTGAGCGACAAGGGTCCGCGACGGACGCAAATGGCGCGTCATGACGCCGCCGTGCTTGACGGGCTCTCTGCCAGTGCCTACAATCAGGGCGACTTGGCTGCTGCGCGAGGAGAAGTCCGATGTTTGCCAGCCTGATCGACGATACAGCGGCGTTCCTGCTGTCGCACCTTCCCCAGGACGTGGTTTCGCATTTCGCCACCGCTCGCCGCGAGGCGCTTCGGGGCATCCGAGCGTGCGTCGACGCCTGCATCTCCGACAAGATTGCGCGCATCGACCGCGTCGAAGCCCAGGCGTCCAAACGGCGTGACTCAGGTGCGACGGATCGCAGCGCCGGACCCAAGATGACCATCGAGGAAGACGAGCCCACCGAGTCCTCATGACTCCAGCACTGGACGGGCGCTGCCCAATGCGACGACCGGACGGCATGCGGCAACGACTCGGCAGTGGGCTGCGTCGGTTCTTCACTCTCGACGATGCGAACCGCATGATCCCGATGCTCGAGGCGTGGCTTGCCGACATGCGGTCGACGTGGGCGTCCATGTCGGCTCTCGAGGAGCCGGTCAAGGCTGTCGTCCACCATGCGCATCTGGACGCCGGCAGCCGCGATGCCGGTCGGTTCCTATGCTTGTCCAGCCGTTTGCGCTCCCTGCAGCGGCAGATCGAGCACGAGGGCATCCTGCTTCGGGACATCGAAATCGGGTTGGTGGACTTCCCGTCGATGCGACTGGATCGCGAGATCCACCTGTGCTGGAAGTCCGGCGAGCCGGAAGTCCGCCATTGGCATGACGTAGACGCCGGGTACGCGAACCGACGACCGATCGATGAACTCGCCGAGGCAGACGACGGCGCGTCCGACGAGGTGTAACCCCATGCAGCGACCCCGTACAAGCGCCGCCCCGACCCGCGCCACAGAGCTCGACCTCGCCGCTCTCGTCGACAAGCTCGGTATGCGAGTCTTGGACGGCGACCCCTTGGGCTTCGAAGACGCGCTCCGCCTCGTCGACTTGGACCTGTCCCTCTTGCCGCACCTCATGTCGTGGGCGGATCGAATCCGGCGCCACTTCCGAGGCGACGAGATCCACCTCTGTTCGATCGTGAACGCCAAGTCCGGCGGCTGTACCGAGGATTGTTCGTTCTGCGCTCAATCAGCCCGACACCAGACACAGATCAGCGTGTATCCGTTCCTAGCGACGGACGAGGTTCTGGAAGCAGCGCGCGAAGCGCACGGACGCCATGCGCAGGCGCTTGGACTAGTCGCTGCATGGCGGGGCTTGCGCGAGGGCCCGATGTTGGAGCGCGTGCTGGAGCGCGTGCGCGA harbors:
- a CDS encoding DUF2203 family protein, producing MTPALDGRCPMRRPDGMRQRLGSGLRRFFTLDDANRMIPMLEAWLADMRSTWASMSALEEPVKAVVHHAHLDAGSRDAGRFLCLSSRLRSLQRQIEHEGILLRDIEIGLVDFPSMRLDREIHLCWKSGEPEVRHWHDVDAGYANRRPIDELAEADDGASDEV
- a CDS encoding sulfite exporter TauE/SafE family protein, coding for MLSRIYLIPIGLVVGAYGTLVGAGGGFILVPILLFLYLDLEPSVVASISLAVVSLNSASGTVAYFRQRRIDLRAAIWLALAGLPSAVLGAFSTRLLSREQYDVVIGVVLTGIGTLLFAFPKARIHHDPTTSGGQWNRTFVDANGVTYSYSFNRWFGAGVSAAVTYLPSLIGIGGGSIHVPALTTVLGIPPHVATAMSQFVLSVTALAATSVHVASGHFYVGVRRAAMLGIGVIAGAQIGARLSGRCRARC